One genomic window of Acidobacteriota bacterium includes the following:
- the rpsG gene encoding 30S ribosomal protein S7: MSRRHQAEKREVLADPKYKDLVVSKFMNQIMRDGKKSVAERIVYGAFELVETRSKKNPIEVFHNALEAVAPSVEVRSRRVGGATYQVPVEVRTERRQALAIRWLAAAAAGRNENTMRERLAGELMDASQGRGNAVKKREDTHRMADANKAFAHYRW, encoded by the coding sequence ATGTCCCGTCGTCACCAAGCCGAGAAGCGCGAAGTCCTTGCGGATCCGAAATACAAGGATCTCGTGGTCTCGAAATTCATGAACCAGATCATGCGCGACGGCAAAAAGTCGGTCGCCGAACGCATCGTTTATGGCGCGTTCGAGCTGGTCGAGACCCGTTCGAAGAAGAACCCGATCGAGGTCTTCCACAATGCCCTCGAAGCTGTAGCGCCTTCCGTCGAAGTGCGCTCGCGCCGGGTCGGTGGTGCGACCTATCAGGTTCCGGTCGAAGTCCGCACCGAGCGCCGTCAGGCCCTCGCCATCCGTTGGCTGGCCGCTGCAGCTGCGGGCCGCAACGAGAACACGATGCGTGAGCGTCTTGCTGGTGAGCTGATGGATGCTTCGCAAGGCCGCGGCAACGCCGTGAAGAAGCGCGAAGACACGCACCGCATGGCGGACGCCAACAAGGCATTCGCCCACTACCGCTGGTAA
- a CDS encoding 30S ribosomal protein S12, translating to MPTIQQLIRNPREPKRTRTKTPALKACPQRRGVCTRVYTTTPKKPNSALRKVAKVRMTSGFESLCYIPGEGHNLQEHSVVLIRGGRVKDLPGVRYHIVRGALDTQPVKNRKQRRSHYGAKKPK from the coding sequence CACAATCCAGCAGCTGATCCGCAATCCGCGCGAACCCAAGCGCACCCGTACGAAGACTCCGGCCCTCAAGGCTTGCCCGCAGCGCCGCGGTGTCTGTACGCGCGTCTACACCACGACCCCGAAGAAGCCGAACTCGGCACTTCGCAAAGTGGCCAAGGTGCGGATGACCTCCGGATTTGAATCGCTGTGCTACATCCCGGGCGAAGGCCACAACCTGCAGGAGCACTCGGTCGTGCTCATCCGCGGCGGCCGCGTGAAAGACCTTCCGGGCGTGCGCTACCACATCGTGCGCGGCGCCCTGGATACCCAACCCGTCAAGAACCGTAAGCAACGCCGCTCGCACTACGGCGCGAAGAAACCGAAGTAA